From a region of the Haematobia irritans isolate KBUSLIRL chromosome 4, ASM5000362v1, whole genome shotgun sequence genome:
- the LOC142237070 gene encoding uncharacterized protein LOC142237070 gives MDSANEIKDLIQHWQNVLLSIRINEDLQKTNDRIWITEEARCDAILPLKSPKDLIDLDNELKINHILRSVFFKRFAKFHRLNLSKFLMRSFKMVICDELAAMCTWKGRIGKPRIANLKLVSLLKDIAQQLYPNATDARITFILRKCIWGAKGRLLKQNNKKAVKK, from the exons ATGGATAGTGCGAACGAAATTAAAGATCTTATACAACATTGGCAAAACGTTTTATTATCGATTAGAATTAACGAAGATCTCCAAAAGACTAATGATCGTATTTGGATCACTGAAGAGGCCAGGTGTGATGCAATACTGCCGCTTAAGTCTCCAAAGGAtttaatcgatttagacaacgaATTGAAAATTAACCACATATTGCGCtcagtattt TTCAAAcgtttcgcaaaatttcatcggtTAAATTTATCAAAGTTCTTGATGAGATCATTTAAAATGGTTATATGTGATGAACTAGCAGCTATGTGCACCTGGAAAGGTAGAATAGGCAAACCACGTATCGCTAATCTAAAGCTGGTGTCTCTTTTGAAAG atatagctcaacAACTGTATCCAAATGCAACTGATGCACGCATAACATTCATTTTACGGAAATGCATTTGGGGTGCCAAAGGTCGATTgttgaaacaaaacaataaaaaagctGTCAAAAAATAA